In Aedes albopictus strain Foshan chromosome 3, AalbF5, whole genome shotgun sequence, the following are encoded in one genomic region:
- the LOC109404501 gene encoding diphthine methyltransferase-like isoform X2, with translation MPSTITTLHTYDTVYSADSVEWCPHNPYQQLFVCGTYQLDDKGESLTSNTSQTVRKGRILLFNYDSAENVLKNTQCIETAAILDQKWHPSHAILSTVDASGEVAMFKLSSDEQLIQRDTLKIPNDSEGEQLALSIDWSLGGDKAAVSDSKGGISLITNASDGMQCTSRWNAHSFEAWICAFDKTDQNILYTGGDDILLCVYDIRCADAAMLRLKNKTHGAGVTSLLSLHNREHLLVTGSYDDCIRLFDTRSMRSCISEINLGGGVWRLKPNPSQPEQILCACMYHNFSVVSLNSDQSITLDAEYNEHDSICYGCDWKYGLTEGLAKYFASCSFYDHKMCLAVLKTEK, from the exons ATGCCATCAACTATTACCACGCTACATACTTATGATACTGTATATTCCGCTGATTCTGTAGAATGGTGCCCTCACAATCCGTACCAGCAGTTGTTTGTCTGTGGAACATATCAACTAGACGACAAAGGAGAATCCCTAACGAGCAATACGAGCCAAACTGTTCGCAAAGGTCGAATATTGCTGTTCAACTACGATTCGGCAGAAAATGTACTGAAAAACACACAGTGCATAGAAACTGCGGCAATACTGGATCAGAAATGGCACCCATCACACGCCATTTTATCCACGGTGGACGCCAGTGGTGAGGTTGCCATGTTCAAATTATCTTCGGACGAACAATTGATCCAAAGGGACACGCTGAAGATCCCTAACGATTCCGAAGGCGAGCAGTTAGCTCTCTCGATTGATTGGTCTTTAGGAGGAGACAAGGCAGCGGTTAGCGACTCTAAAGGGGGCATCTCCCTGATAACTAATGCATCGGACGGAATGCAATGCACCAGCCGTTGGAATGCTCACTCCTTCGAAGCGTGGATATGTGCCTTTGACAAAACCGATCAGAACATACTCTACACGG GTGGAGACGATATTCTCCTATGTGTCTACGACATTCGATGTGCTGACGCTGCTATGCTGAGACTGAAGAATAAAACCCACGGAGCAGGTGTTACGTCTTTACTTTCGCTCCACAACAGGGAGCACCTTCTGGTTACGGGCAGCTACGACGACTGCATCAGATTGTTCGACACGAGATCTATGCGGAGCTGTATCAGCGAAATCAATCTCGGAGGTGGTGTTTGGCGATTGAAACCTAATCCTAGTCAACCCGAGCAGATATTATGCGCCTGTATGTACCACAACTTCAGTGTTGTCTCGCTGAACAGTGACCAGAGTATCACGCTTGATGCGGAGTATAATGAACACGATAGCATTTGCTACGGATGCGACTGGAAGTACGGATTAACCGAGGGCTTGGCCAAATATTTTGCATCTTGTTCATTCTATGATCACAAAATGTGTTTGGCAGTTCTGAagacagaaaaataa